From the genome of Muricauda sp. SCSIO 64092, one region includes:
- a CDS encoding RagB/SusD family nutrient uptake outer membrane protein → MKDKIKFNTVLLVLLVIGLVSCTGDLDTEPIVEQSLNQILDSDPNAVDGILSRIYASYALSGIDGSGSRDILGDDAGESPFLRGIVNLQDFSADAMKNRWGDDGLDQLTTTAAWDENNKFFRYLFNRIYFTIPQCNNLLIILGNQDFENEEVVEAEVRFLRALAYYYLIDVFGKGVLSTEESFGSTELLPEVSRTELFDYVESELLAIESLLAETPLAYGRADRAAGQMLLAKLYLNAEVYTGTQRYADALTYITRVIDESGHTLDPDFVRLFSADNNTSPEILFPILADALISQSFGNTTYLVNGSLSTETMNPDDFGATDGWTGHRSSQNWYGLFGSSANALANSNDVRASLFWTQGHNFEMNDYRTWTDGYPATKFRNTNADGSGSSTEFSSTDFPLFRLADVYLMYAECVLRGAGGDVNTALGYVNDIRSRAGAETILTSELTLDFILDERARELNFEGHRRSDLIRYGRFTGGTYIWPWKGGVANGTSIPEHYNLYPLPISAIQANPNLTQNPGF, encoded by the coding sequence ATGAAAGATAAAATAAAGTTTAACACAGTTTTACTCGTTTTGCTTGTAATCGGATTGGTTTCCTGTACTGGTGACCTGGACACCGAGCCTATTGTAGAGCAATCATTAAATCAGATATTGGACTCAGATCCCAATGCCGTGGATGGTATTCTATCCAGAATTTATGCCTCTTACGCACTTTCTGGAATCGATGGTTCCGGCAGCCGTGATATCCTGGGGGATGATGCCGGAGAATCTCCTTTTTTAAGGGGGATCGTAAACCTACAGGATTTTTCCGCGGACGCCATGAAAAACCGTTGGGGGGATGATGGTCTGGACCAATTGACCACCACAGCCGCATGGGACGAAAACAACAAGTTTTTCCGTTACCTGTTCAATAGGATTTATTTCACGATCCCACAGTGCAACAACCTCTTGATCATCCTGGGCAACCAAGATTTTGAGAATGAGGAAGTGGTTGAGGCCGAGGTGCGTTTCCTACGGGCATTGGCCTATTATTACCTCATAGATGTATTTGGAAAAGGGGTGTTGTCCACAGAGGAGAGTTTTGGTAGTACCGAGCTTTTGCCCGAGGTTTCCCGTACCGAGTTGTTCGATTATGTGGAAAGCGAGCTTTTGGCCATAGAGTCCCTATTGGCAGAGACTCCTCTGGCCTACGGAAGGGCAGATAGGGCTGCCGGGCAGATGCTTTTGGCCAAACTATACCTTAATGCAGAAGTCTATACCGGAACCCAGCGTTATGCTGATGCCCTTACCTATATCACTAGGGTCATTGATGAAAGTGGCCACACCTTGGATCCGGATTTCGTAAGACTCTTTTCGGCAGATAACAACACCTCTCCGGAAATCTTATTTCCCATATTGGCTGACGCATTGATAAGTCAAAGCTTTGGCAATACCACCTATCTGGTCAACGGCAGTTTAAGTACGGAAACCATGAATCCTGATGATTTTGGTGCCACAGATGGCTGGACCGGTCATCGATCCTCCCAAAACTGGTACGGCCTTTTTGGTTCAAGTGCCAATGCCTTGGCCAACTCCAATGACGTTAGGGCTTCCCTCTTCTGGACTCAGGGTCATAATTTTGAAATGAACGACTACAGAACCTGGACGGATGGTTATCCTGCCACCAAGTTCAGAAATACCAATGCCGATGGATCGGGAAGTTCTACCGAATTTTCCAGTACGGATTTCCCGCTTTTCCGCTTGGCAGATGTCTATCTTATGTACGCCGAGTGTGTATTGAGAGGGGCCGGTGGGGATGTAAACACGGCCTTGGGATATGTAAACGACATACGTTCAAGGGCCGGAGCAGAAACCATATTGACCTCCGAGCTTACCTTGGATTTTATTCTTGATGAAAGGGCCCGGGAACTGAATTTTGAGGGACATCGACGCTCCGACCTCATTCGTTATGGTCGATTTACCGGCGGCACCTATATCTGGCCGTGGAAAGGCGGTGTGGCAAATGGAACTTCCATACCTGAGCATTACAACCTCTATCCCTTACCCATTTCAGCCATACAGGCCAATCCGAACTTAACCCAAAATCCTGGTTTTTAA
- a CDS encoding SusC/RagA family TonB-linked outer membrane protein has product MKKLKKFFALSLLLVPLWGFSQITVTGNVTEAATAFPIPGANVLIKGTLTGTTTDFDGNYTIEANPGDILVFSYIGFTAQEIAVTGSTLNVALQESTEQLDEVVVIGYGTTTVKDATGSVDLVTTEDFNQGVIVSADQLLVGRAPGIRITNNGGAPDSAPNIRIRSGASLSANSSPLIVIDGIPIDSRNAAGVSNPLNLINPNDIESFSVLKDASASAIYGSRASNGVIIITTKKGTSGEAKFNFSSNMSFATVTDQIDLLDGNEYVDFIDIYRNELSRLDPNAATRLGVPVGTVSTSEPSRIITVLDEEGNEVQRQVFNTDWQDAIYRTAITANTDFSVRANLFNKIPFRASLGYSDVQGVVRTNDLERVTGSIKLTPMLFDDHLKIDINAKGIYTEKNAIDEEGALGNIVRYDPTKPIFDANSAFGGFYNLVSDGSAGLEGTLLGGSNPLALLNQRSRPEINRRLLANIEFDYKMHFLPELRAVLNLGTEASRARIEERFTENAISTYRQDNENGGFVFNPGVNFEENQHITNITSDAYLVYTKSLDNSFLRNFDVQGGYAYQNFKNDGNKVQYRYDPDTGIREVEPNPGNPNRRFFNEWNLQSFFGRANFNFFDKYLLTLSYRRDGSSFFLEDKRWGDFPAAALAWKLNEESFLQNVSFVKVLKLRLGWGQTGQSDIVDLDGVGFYPALPLFDIGGGASQYLDGVNIYSARPFNPDLTWETTTTYNAGLDFTFFERGLLSGSFDIFMRETDDLLVQAPVAPGQGFTNLFPQNIGSTEGEGFELSLEVTPFQTEDFYLSLNGNVAYSRTEVTDLEGLDDIEAQESTIPFGTGVRLARHAVGEQVYSAWVFRQVYDDDGRPILGSFVDLDGDGQITNDDRYYRALRPNWTFGFGLNFAYKNLDLAATFRGQFDGQIYNSRRLTSGFVEAAIPTDAQSLTNVLDFFSGAADDRIVNRFNNVQFSDYFLESAAFLRCENITLGYTFREILPDANLKIFTAVNNAFLITDYEGQDPENFNAIDNNFYPRPRTFSLGLNFDF; this is encoded by the coding sequence ATGAAAAAACTCAAAAAGTTTTTCGCATTGTCACTCCTGTTGGTTCCGCTATGGGGATTCTCCCAGATAACCGTTACGGGTAATGTGACCGAGGCCGCTACAGCCTTTCCCATTCCAGGGGCAAATGTATTGATCAAGGGTACGTTAACAGGTACTACTACGGATTTTGACGGTAATTATACGATTGAGGCCAATCCAGGGGACATCCTCGTGTTCTCTTACATTGGTTTTACCGCTCAGGAAATTGCCGTAACGGGCAGTACACTAAACGTAGCCCTACAAGAATCGACCGAACAATTGGATGAGGTGGTGGTTATCGGTTATGGTACCACTACGGTCAAAGATGCCACAGGGTCGGTGGATTTAGTGACCACGGAAGATTTTAACCAAGGGGTTATCGTCTCTGCCGATCAGTTGCTTGTGGGAAGGGCCCCGGGAATTCGGATCACCAACAATGGTGGTGCCCCGGATTCAGCTCCAAACATCAGAATCAGAAGTGGAGCCTCACTTAGTGCCAATAGCTCCCCATTGATTGTAATTGATGGAATCCCTATCGATTCCCGAAATGCTGCGGGGGTCTCCAACCCACTTAACCTTATTAATCCCAATGACATAGAAAGTTTTAGTGTCCTTAAAGATGCTTCCGCATCCGCCATTTATGGGTCCAGGGCTTCCAATGGGGTTATCATCATTACCACAAAAAAGGGAACCAGTGGAGAAGCCAAATTCAATTTTTCATCCAATATGTCCTTTGCTACGGTAACCGATCAAATTGATTTGCTGGATGGGAATGAATATGTGGATTTTATAGACATTTATAGGAATGAACTTTCCCGATTGGATCCCAATGCCGCCACCCGTTTGGGCGTACCGGTGGGCACCGTATCCACGAGTGAACCAAGCCGGATCATTACCGTTTTGGACGAGGAGGGAAACGAAGTCCAGCGGCAAGTATTCAATACGGACTGGCAGGACGCCATCTACAGAACAGCAATTACGGCAAATACGGATTTTAGCGTACGTGCCAACCTGTTCAATAAAATTCCCTTTCGGGCGTCCCTGGGGTATAGCGACGTTCAAGGTGTAGTACGCACCAACGATTTGGAGCGGGTAACCGGTTCCATTAAGTTGACCCCGATGCTATTTGACGATCATCTAAAAATCGATATCAATGCCAAAGGTATCTATACCGAAAAAAATGCCATTGATGAGGAAGGTGCCCTAGGAAATATTGTACGCTATGATCCCACCAAACCGATTTTTGATGCAAACTCCGCTTTTGGTGGCTTTTACAATCTGGTATCCGACGGTTCTGCCGGATTAGAGGGAACTTTGCTCGGAGGGAGCAATCCTTTGGCACTCCTGAACCAAAGATCAAGGCCGGAAATCAATAGAAGGTTATTGGCCAATATTGAGTTTGACTATAAGATGCATTTTCTTCCAGAACTGAGGGCCGTGTTGAATTTGGGAACGGAGGCCTCAAGGGCACGTATAGAAGAGCGCTTTACGGAAAATGCCATTTCCACCTACAGACAGGATAATGAAAATGGCGGTTTTGTGTTCAATCCAGGAGTAAATTTTGAAGAAAACCAACATATTACCAACATTACTTCAGATGCCTACCTCGTCTATACCAAAAGTTTGGACAATAGCTTTTTGCGGAATTTTGACGTTCAGGGGGGCTATGCCTATCAAAATTTTAAAAACGATGGAAACAAAGTGCAGTATCGCTATGACCCGGATACTGGCATTCGGGAAGTGGAACCCAATCCTGGAAATCCCAACAGACGTTTTTTCAATGAATGGAATCTACAGTCCTTCTTTGGACGGGCCAACTTCAACTTTTTTGACAAATACCTCCTCACCCTATCGTACAGGCGGGATGGCTCCTCATTTTTTTTAGAGGACAAACGCTGGGGCGACTTTCCCGCGGCCGCTTTGGCATGGAAACTGAACGAGGAAAGCTTTTTGCAAAATGTATCATTCGTCAAAGTACTAAAGCTACGCTTGGGTTGGGGACAGACCGGACAATCCGACATTGTGGATCTTGATGGAGTTGGATTTTATCCTGCCTTGCCCCTATTTGATATAGGAGGTGGTGCCAGCCAATATTTGGATGGGGTGAACATCTATTCCGCCAGGCCGTTCAACCCGGATCTAACCTGGGAAACCACAACCACATACAATGCTGGTTTGGACTTCACCTTTTTTGAGCGAGGGCTCCTAAGCGGTTCTTTTGACATCTTTATGCGAGAGACAGATGACTTGTTGGTACAAGCCCCTGTAGCACCCGGGCAAGGATTTACCAACCTATTTCCACAAAACATTGGTTCTACGGAAGGGGAAGGTTTTGAGCTTTCCTTGGAAGTGACCCCTTTCCAAACTGAGGACTTTTACCTAAGCCTAAACGGAAATGTGGCCTATAGCAGGACGGAGGTGACGGATCTGGAGGGCTTGGATGATATCGAAGCACAAGAATCAACCATCCCTTTTGGAACTGGTGTTCGTTTAGCAAGACATGCGGTAGGGGAACAGGTTTATTCCGCATGGGTTTTTCGTCAGGTTTATGATGATGATGGTAGACCCATATTGGGTTCCTTTGTTGATTTGGATGGAGACGGGCAGATTACCAATGACGACCGGTACTATAGGGCGCTCCGCCCCAATTGGACCTTTGGTTTTGGGTTGAATTTCGCTTATAAAAATTTGGATTTGGCAGCGACCTTTAGGGGTCAATTTGATGGACAAATTTACAATTCCAGGCGCTTAACTTCAGGTTTTGTCGAAGCAGCCATTCCCACCGACGCCCAAAGTTTGACCAATGTCCTGGATTTCTTCTCCGGAGCTGCGGACGATAGGATAGTGAACAGATTTAACAACGTACAATTTTCCGACTATTTTTTGGAAAGTGCGGCATTTCTTCGTTGTGAAAATATCACATTAGGTTATACCTTTAGGGAAATCCTTCCGGATGCTAACCTAAAAATCTTTACGGCGGTCAATAATGCATTTCTGATTACGGATTATGAAGGTCAGGATCCGGAAAACTTTAATGCCATTGACAATAATTTTTACCCAAGGCCTAGGACCTTTTCCCTTGGTTTGAATTTTGATTTTTAA
- a CDS encoding LacI family DNA-binding transcriptional regulator codes for MKPKMTLKKIARELDVSISTVSKALKNNKDVSQETRDTVQAFAKFYNYRPNSIALSLKNQRTKTIGLIIPEITHHFFAKVMTGVEQTANERGYTVVIGVSNESFAKEVINMEMMVNGSVDGFMVSIAKETLLKKDYHHLNEIINQGMPIVLFDRVVEEVDCDKVIVNDRESARIATQKLVDIGRRHILLLTTLDYLGIGRERTKGYLEALDFNGIEIKDQLILKMPDNIAEERQEDVIEQHIKNLMDNNVHFDAIFGVNEMYAVAALNICRKLGLKVPDDLSIISFSNGVLSKYSRPKLTTVNQYGMQLGETVATMLIDRLEEKVDEDTFFTKVVRTNLIERESTF; via the coding sequence ATGAAACCAAAAATGACTTTAAAGAAGATTGCCAGGGAATTGGATGTTTCCATTTCCACGGTATCGAAGGCATTGAAGAACAACAAGGATGTTAGTCAGGAGACCCGCGATACCGTGCAGGCCTTTGCGAAGTTTTACAACTACCGTCCCAACAGTATTGCGCTTAGTTTAAAAAATCAGCGGACCAAGACCATAGGTTTGATCATTCCGGAAATTACCCACCACTTCTTTGCCAAGGTCATGACAGGAGTGGAGCAAACGGCCAATGAAAGGGGCTATACCGTGGTCATAGGCGTATCCAACGAATCTTTTGCCAAAGAAGTCATTAATATGGAAATGATGGTCAATGGCAGTGTGGACGGTTTTATGGTGTCCATTGCCAAGGAAACCCTGCTCAAAAAGGATTACCACCATTTAAATGAGATAATCAACCAAGGAATGCCGATTGTACTTTTTGACAGGGTAGTTGAAGAGGTGGACTGTGATAAAGTAATCGTCAATGACAGGGAATCGGCCAGGATAGCCACACAGAAGTTGGTGGATATTGGAAGACGGCACATACTCCTGCTCACTACTTTGGACTACCTTGGCATAGGTAGGGAGCGGACCAAGGGATATTTGGAGGCATTGGATTTTAATGGCATAGAAATAAAGGATCAATTGATCCTTAAGATGCCCGACAATATTGCCGAAGAGCGACAGGAAGACGTGATTGAACAACATATTAAAAACCTTATGGACAATAACGTACATTTTGATGCCATTTTTGGGGTGAATGAAATGTACGCCGTTGCAGCTTTGAACATCTGTAGAAAGTTGGGTTTAAAGGTGCCCGATGACCTTTCGATAATTAGTTTTTCAAATGGCGTGCTGTCCAAATACTCCAGGCCCAAATTGACCACTGTTAATCAATATGGCATGCAATTGGGGGAGACCGTGGCAACAATGTTGATCGATAGATTGGAGGAAAAAGTGGATGAGGATACCTTTTTTACCAAGGTCGTTAGGACCAATCTTATTGAAAGGGAATCCACTTTTTGA
- a CDS encoding glycoside hydrolase family 65 protein, producing MNQDYIRPDVWSIIEEGFDADRVKSSESLFSLGNGAMGQRANFEEQYTGPTFQGSYIAGVYYPDKTRVGWWKNGYPEYFAKVLNAPNWIGINVFVDGEPLDLFTSKKVEHFRRELNMREGWYRRSFTATMPNGVQLEVKATRFLSLDLDEVGAIRYEVVPLSGDVEIQFNPYLDSGIHNEDSNWDDQFWNTTNVTAEGARAFIESHTLKTHFSVTTFMQALVEYQGNPIQGEMGTKTTKSIGLHFTQKVSEGEKIVLTKFGGYTGDRNHPKDELLQVANQVLDKALQLGFEGLLQQQKEAWGQIWEMSDITIEGDIKAQQGIRFNIFQLNQTYLGKDSKLNIGPKGFTGEKYGGSTYWDTEAYCLPFYMCTKNQTVAWNLLKYRYNHLDKAIENAKSLGFSNGAALYPMVTMNGEECHNEWEITFEEIHRNGAIAFAIYNYYRYTTDYSYIPEMGLEVLIGIARFWHQRANWSSNKEKYVILGVTGPNEYENNVNNNWYTNYLAKWCIEFTIEQLEKVEEGYPTDYDRIIAHTKVTDSEVESWNEVAKKMFFPRSKKHEVFLQQDGFLDKQLVPVQNLDTSERPINQKWSWDRILRSPYIKQADVLQGFYFFEDHFTMEELERHFDFYEPFTVHESSLSPCVHSIQAAKLGRMEQAYTFYLRTSRLDLDDYNKEVEEGLHITSMAGTWMSIVEGFGGMRVINDKLSFTPQIPKQWKAYSFKVNFRNRIIKVTVTNKGTDFELQGHEEMSIRVNGERVVLTPKIMNHVS from the coding sequence ATGAACCAAGATTATATAAGGCCAGATGTTTGGTCCATTATTGAGGAAGGATTTGATGCCGATCGGGTGAAATCCTCAGAAAGTCTCTTTAGTTTGGGTAATGGTGCCATGGGGCAACGTGCCAACTTTGAGGAGCAATACACGGGCCCTACATTTCAGGGCAGCTATATAGCTGGTGTCTATTACCCTGATAAAACACGGGTCGGCTGGTGGAAAAACGGTTATCCCGAATACTTTGCCAAAGTACTTAATGCGCCCAATTGGATTGGCATCAACGTGTTCGTGGACGGGGAACCATTGGATCTGTTTACCTCCAAGAAAGTGGAACATTTTCGTAGGGAGCTCAATATGAGGGAAGGTTGGTATAGGCGAAGTTTTACAGCTACTATGCCGAATGGTGTTCAATTGGAAGTGAAGGCCACTCGGTTTTTAAGCTTGGATTTGGATGAGGTAGGGGCCATAAGATATGAGGTCGTTCCCTTAAGCGGGGATGTGGAAATACAGTTCAATCCCTATTTGGATAGTGGGATACACAATGAAGACAGCAATTGGGACGATCAGTTCTGGAACACTACCAATGTCACGGCAGAGGGTGCCCGCGCATTTATTGAGAGCCATACCCTAAAAACCCATTTTTCGGTGACTACGTTCATGCAGGCCTTGGTGGAGTATCAAGGCAACCCAATTCAAGGGGAAATGGGCACAAAGACCACCAAATCCATAGGGTTGCACTTTACCCAAAAGGTGAGTGAGGGAGAAAAAATAGTTTTGACCAAGTTTGGGGGTTATACCGGAGATCGCAACCATCCCAAAGATGAACTGTTGCAAGTTGCCAATCAAGTTCTGGACAAAGCCTTACAACTTGGCTTTGAAGGGCTTTTACAACAACAAAAGGAAGCTTGGGGGCAAATTTGGGAAATGAGCGACATCACTATAGAAGGTGACATAAAAGCCCAACAAGGTATTCGCTTTAATATCTTTCAGCTCAATCAGACCTATCTGGGAAAGGATTCCAAATTGAACATTGGTCCAAAAGGGTTTACCGGAGAAAAATACGGGGGCAGTACCTACTGGGATACCGAGGCCTATTGTTTGCCCTTTTATATGTGTACAAAGAACCAAACTGTTGCCTGGAACTTGTTGAAGTACCGATATAACCATCTGGATAAAGCCATTGAAAATGCTAAATCACTTGGGTTTAGTAATGGTGCGGCCCTATATCCCATGGTGACCATGAATGGGGAGGAATGCCATAACGAATGGGAAATAACCTTTGAGGAAATCCATCGTAACGGGGCCATTGCCTTCGCCATTTATAACTATTACAGGTATACCACGGACTACAGTTACATCCCTGAAATGGGCCTGGAAGTACTTATAGGAATCGCGCGTTTCTGGCACCAAAGGGCCAACTGGTCTTCCAATAAGGAAAAATACGTTATTCTTGGCGTCACGGGACCCAATGAATACGAGAACAATGTTAACAACAACTGGTATACGAATTACCTCGCAAAGTGGTGTATTGAATTTACCATTGAGCAATTGGAAAAGGTAGAGGAGGGATACCCTACGGATTATGACCGTATCATTGCCCATACCAAAGTCACTGATTCCGAAGTGGAAAGTTGGAATGAAGTGGCGAAAAAAATGTTTTTCCCTAGATCCAAAAAACATGAAGTTTTCCTCCAACAAGATGGGTTTTTGGACAAGCAGTTGGTTCCAGTGCAGAATTTGGACACTTCCGAACGTCCAATCAACCAAAAATGGAGTTGGGACCGTATTCTCCGTTCCCCCTATATAAAACAAGCAGATGTATTACAAGGGTTCTATTTCTTTGAAGACCATTTTACCATGGAAGAGTTGGAACGCCATTTTGATTTTTATGAGCCTTTTACGGTCCATGAATCCTCACTATCACCTTGTGTGCATAGCATTCAGGCCGCAAAGTTGGGCAGGATGGAGCAGGCCTATACCTTTTACCTAAGGACCTCGCGCCTGGATCTGGACGATTATAACAAAGAAGTGGAAGAGGGACTCCACATTACTTCCATGGCCGGTACATGGATGAGTATAGTGGAAGGTTTTGGAGGTATGCGGGTAATCAATGATAAATTGAGTTTTACGCCCCAAATCCCAAAACAATGGAAGGCCTATTCATTTAAAGTGAATTTTAGGAATAGGATCATTAAGGTAACCGTAACGAATAAAGGAACCGATTTTGAATTGCAAGGCCATGAAGAAATGTCGATACGGGTCAATGGTGAACGTGTGGTGCTTACCCCTAAAATCATGAACCATGTATCATAG
- a CDS encoding glycoside hydrolase family 13 protein, with translation MYHSFNLSCRSRQLACLALLSFSCLVQSQIERVEPPNWWVGFEQDTLQLLVKGKEIGTHVPFIKKEGIRLIRASKGDSPNYLFLDLVIARDAQAGTFDIEFKPKKGRAYSFSYELGQRRRKPQDFGGFDSSDAIYLITPDRFANGDPKNDVVKGMRETKVDRNEDYGRHGGDIKGIIDHLDYIGDMGFTAIWSCPLLTNDMPRSSYHGYAITDFYQVDPRFGTMEEYIELSNKAADMGIKLIMDQVANHCGSKHWWMEDLPFGDWLNFQEDYEQGLPLKTSNHKRTVNQDAYAADYDRALMSGGWFVSAMPDLNQRNPFMAKYIIQNSIWWIETLKLGGIRQDTYPYPDKNFMAQWAKDIMREYPNFNIVGEEWSDNPLLVGYWQDGAKNRDGYRSYLPTTMDFPIQTTFAAAFKESEKEWGKGLVKLYTALANDFHYANPSSIMLFGDNHDMDRIHTQMDEEVALTQMTMAFVLTAPRIPQVYYGTEILMQNSAKPGDHGLIRTDFPGGWTADTVNAFSGEGLTEDQKGMQDFMKKLLNFRKTSSAIHSGNTKHFAPYDGVYALFRYDADQIAMLILNKNSGPITLYLARFAEMDIAGKTFTNVVTGTSQTLGAVMQLNGKGATVLVHQKR, from the coding sequence ATGTATCATAGCTTTAATTTGTCCTGCCGGAGCAGACAGTTGGCCTGTCTTGCATTGTTGTCCTTCTCCTGTTTGGTACAAAGCCAGATAGAACGTGTGGAGCCACCCAATTGGTGGGTGGGATTTGAACAGGACACCCTTCAACTTTTGGTAAAAGGAAAGGAAATAGGTACCCATGTGCCCTTTATCAAAAAAGAGGGGATTCGATTAATTAGGGCTTCAAAGGGCGATAGTCCAAATTACCTTTTCCTGGATTTGGTCATCGCCAGGGATGCGCAAGCCGGGACCTTTGATATTGAGTTCAAACCCAAAAAAGGAAGGGCTTATTCGTTTTCCTATGAGTTGGGACAACGCAGGCGGAAACCTCAGGATTTTGGGGGATTTGACAGTTCCGATGCTATTTATCTCATTACCCCCGATCGTTTTGCCAACGGTGACCCCAAAAATGATGTGGTGAAGGGTATGCGTGAAACCAAGGTTGATAGGAACGAGGATTATGGGCGTCATGGTGGCGATATCAAAGGTATCATAGACCATTTGGATTATATTGGAGATATGGGCTTTACGGCAATTTGGTCGTGCCCATTGCTCACTAATGACATGCCCCGATCATCCTACCACGGCTATGCCATTACCGATTTTTATCAGGTAGATCCCAGATTTGGGACCATGGAGGAATATATTGAACTCTCCAATAAGGCTGCGGATATGGGCATTAAACTAATTATGGATCAAGTGGCCAATCATTGTGGCAGTAAACACTGGTGGATGGAGGACCTGCCCTTTGGGGATTGGTTGAATTTCCAGGAAGATTACGAGCAAGGCTTGCCCTTAAAAACGTCCAATCACAAAAGGACCGTTAATCAGGATGCCTATGCTGCGGACTACGACAGGGCCTTAATGAGTGGCGGATGGTTTGTATCGGCCATGCCGGACCTCAACCAAAGGAATCCGTTCATGGCCAAATATATTATCCAGAACAGTATTTGGTGGATTGAAACGTTGAAACTGGGCGGCATTAGACAGGACACCTATCCCTATCCTGATAAAAATTTTATGGCGCAATGGGCCAAGGATATCATGCGCGAGTATCCCAACTTCAACATTGTAGGAGAGGAATGGAGTGACAACCCACTTTTGGTGGGCTATTGGCAAGATGGGGCAAAAAACAGGGATGGTTATCGTTCCTACCTACCCACAACCATGGATTTTCCTATACAGACCACTTTTGCAGCCGCTTTTAAAGAATCTGAAAAGGAATGGGGTAAAGGTCTGGTAAAGCTCTATACCGCATTGGCCAATGATTTTCACTATGCCAATCCAAGTTCCATTATGCTTTTTGGGGACAATCACGATATGGATCGCATCCATACGCAAATGGATGAGGAAGTTGCCCTGACCCAAATGACAATGGCCTTTGTGTTAACGGCACCCAGGATTCCACAGGTGTACTATGGTACTGAAATCTTAATGCAGAATTCGGCCAAACCTGGAGATCATGGCCTCATTAGGACCGATTTTCCAGGCGGATGGACGGCAGATACCGTAAACGCCTTTTCGGGAGAAGGATTGACCGAGGATCAAAAGGGGATGCAGGATTTTATGAAGAAGTTACTGAACTTCCGGAAAACAAGCTCCGCCATCCATTCGGGGAATACCAAACATTTTGCTCCTTACGATGGGGTGTATGCGCTCTTTAGATATGATGCAGATCAAATTGCCATGCTCATTTTGAACAAGAACAGTGGACCCATCACCTTATATCTTGCACGCTTTGCCGAAATGGATATTGCGGGCAAAACATTTACAAATGTGGTTACCGGGACTTCACAGACCCTTGGAGCCGTTATGCAGTTGAATGGAAAGGGAGCAACAGTACTGGTACACCAAAAAAGATGA